The Ipomoea triloba cultivar NCNSP0323 chromosome 14, ASM357664v1 region GGTAACCCGAACGCAAATCCAGTTTGGTGAAAAATCGTGCTAATCCCAGTTCATCAAATAATTCATCCACAGTGGGAATTGGAAAATGGTCTCGAATTGTGATCTTATTCAACGCCCTATAGTCCACACAAAACCGAAAACTGCCATCTTTCTTTTTCACAAGCAATACTGGTGAAGAGAACGGGCTCGTACTTGGTCGGATAATGCCTGTGTCAAGCATATCTCCAACCATTTTTTCAATCTCAGATTTTTGGCAGTGAGGATAGTGATACGGTCGGACATTAACAGGCCCTGATCCTGGAATTAAGTGAATATGATGGTCAAATAATCGGCGTGGTGGCAGACCCCGTGGTAACTCAAAAACTAGAGCGTGTTGTTGTAAAATAGTCAGGATTTCTATGGGGGTGTCATTTGGCCACTGGATTGGGCTTATTGCAGTAGATTCTTCAGGTGGAACTGGTGAGAGCTCAAAACAACTATGCACATCATCTGATTCTAATAGGGCAAAAAGATGTGAATAAGAAACTTGTGTTAAGCGTGGTGATTGTTCTCCATGTAACTGTATAGTAACCCCCTGCCACATGAACAACATCGAAACTCCAACATAGTCGTGAGTGACACGACCCAAATCCTATAACCACTGGACCCCCAATACTATATCTGGCCCTTTAATCGGTAGTATGAAAAGTGTTACCGAAAACACATGTCCTTGTAATGATAATGGGCATCTAGGCAAGATTGTGAACATTGAAGTGAGTCTCCATTTCCGATATAGACCCGAAACGGAGGGATGGCCTGGATTGGAATATTCAGGCGTTCAGCAATTTGGGGTTGTATAAAGTTGTGTGTACTCCCACTATCGATAAGCACCTGCAGACTTTCGTTATGGATGATCCCTGTAAGCCGAAGGGAACGTGGTGTGCCAGGACTGGCCATTGAATTCAAGCTTGAGCAATCGCCCGTGAGGACCTGTTCATCAATCTCGTCCAGTTGTTGTAAAACATCACTTGAATTATCATCCTCTGAGCACATTAAGAGCAATGATCGATTTGGGCAACGGTGTGATCTAGACCATTTCTGGTCACAAGTATAGCATTCTCCTCTAGCAATTTTTGCTTGTCTTTCAGCAGCAGAAATCTGGACAATCGGAAGGGCTTTCTTGTGTATAATAGGAGATGGTAATGGAATTATTGGAGAAGGAAGGTTTGGGTTAGAGTGGCTATTTTGGTGTGGTTGTGATTAAGGGGGACCACGAGGAAGGTATTTTTGGTGGTTGTGAGTCTGAAACAAGTACCGTAATTCACCCTGCTGAGCCTCAACTTCAGATGCCAGTGAAAAAGCTTGAATGAGTGTAGTGGGTTTGGTGCGTTGCACCTCTCTACGTATGGTAGATTTCAAACCAGCCACAAACATCGAAATAAGAACGACTTCGGGAACATTAGTCACTTTATTTAGTAACTTCTCATATTCTGCCCGATATGTCGCGACTGTGGTTGCTTGGCACGTCTTTGATAATCGGCCCAGAAAATCTTCAAAATGAGAGGAATCAAATCGGAGCCGCACTTGGTCAAGAAACTCAGGCCATGAGCGTAATAAGTTGTTGTTTTTCATCCACCGGAGCCATTTTGAAGCTTCCCCGCTAACCATGAAGGAAACATAAGATAGTCGTTGCTCCTCCGGAATGTCGTGATAGTCAAAAAATTCCTGCATCAGAAAAATCCAACCATGTGGGTCAGCTCCATCAAATTTGGGTAAATCAATTTTGAGAGGTAAATGGCGTTTGGAGGTATTTGCAATTGGTTCATTTGGTAATGCAGCAGATGGTGTGTTTTGGAGTGTGGCTGAGGTAAATTGGTTATTGTTGGGTGGTTGTAAATGGTGAGGTACAGAGAGTTTTAGAGATTCAATGGACTGAGCAAGATGTTGGATGGAACGTTGCAGAACTTGGGTTGTTTGGTGCTGAAAAAGGGATTGTTCCCGTAGTTGATTTCGGAGGTCTGTGATAGGGTCGTCAACCGGAACTTGTTCAGAGGTGGTGTTGTCAGCCATGTAGGTTCGGAATGAAAGCACCAGTTGATAGGTCTTGGTATTCAAAATGTTCTTTTAGAGTAAGAACAAACTCCACTTCGTACTTCGAGTGTACGCAACTCCAACAAAGATGATAAGAGAAAGAACTAATGATAATTATTCATGCTTTCTTTTGTTGGATACATTGTATTTAAAGGTCCTAATGTCCTTACTGGAAAGGAAAAGAACAAAATTTACagaacatattatatattacaatattgcAATTAGAGGAAGTAGCTTCAGATGATTGCTTAGCTCAAGGGAATCTAATCTGCTCAAGACCATTGACCTCTTCCATGCTTGCACAGCTCGAGGGAATCTGCCCAGGAGATTTGTCTCTTTCATTTACCCATAAACAAATGAATTGTCTTGTTTGTATCTGCGCTTACGGGTTGACCGACGAGGAGGTAAGTTATTACTTACTGTTATTGGTGCAGATTCCGTATCATGGAGCAAATTAAATTCTCAGGTTCCAGTCAGTCCGGATCATGAAGACACGTGGTTTTGGAGGGGTGACTACACGGTTAAGGCGGAGTATAAGAGGCTAGGCTAGTGGAGGAAAGTCAGCATGTTTTAGGAGGGGGTTGTTTCTCTTGTTGGAATAATAAGCTTTGGTCATTGGATTTCCCTCCAAAAATGAAGAATCTAACATGGCGTTGTATTCAAGAGGCAATCTCAGTTTGCTGGCTATTGAAGCAGAAATGAGTGGAGGTAGATGAGGAATGCATACATCGGCGCCGGAGACCACAGAGCTAGCATGCTCTGTTTGGCTGTTCAAGAGTGGACCTCAGTCCTCATGTCCTCATACAACGAGGTGGCTCGGCTAGACACATTTTGGAGAGAGTGTGAAGGAACTGGGTGCGCAAATAATAACATGGGTAGGCTACTCTTTCTGATGTGGAACATATGGAGACGGGAATAATCTGGTTTGGAATTCATCTAGTTGGGACCCAAGTGAGGTGGATCCCAATTGAGTGTATGGAAGCAAGCTAGGATTCCTCAACCTATGATTATGGAATgtaatgtaatacttatatgtgttGATGAAATGTAATTCTTATattaacaaatgtaatattaaatcaggaataaaatattacacttcATCTTGACCCGATATCTCATGAATAAAAATTTGTGAGCCTatcagtctcacacaagttatTAAAAGCAGTTTTGTAGTTCAtaacctatttttttttttatttcataaaatttttgtgttttttttttctttcttttattataatattgttattaaatattacatttatttaacTTAAATTTCAACCTTATTAAATAaacgttattatatttaaattcattaaatattgAACTTCTAGACAAATTTATTGACTAatgtgattatattttattactccgtatttaatgcATTATCCATCTTATATATGTACTATTCGCCAGTATTGTATCACAGGCATATATAAAAAAGTATTTAATGCATTATCCATCTTATATATGTACTATTCACCAGTATTGAATCACATTCTGCCGCagtataaaaaacaaaaagttaatatctgaccaataaaaaaaatctgataCATAACATTGAATATTTTTCTCgtcatttaaataattaatgcatAAACAACGTACAAATGCATGCTAATTTGGACCTTCAACTGTGAAATAAAAATGCCAGTGCCATTGAAAATGAAGCAACTGATCACGAAAaccttttaattttctttttcctgaaGGCAACATTCTTGCAACTAATCTCTGAGACCATGATTGAATCTAGGCTCATGATCTTCCTATGGCTATGATAATCATGTAATTAAGCATATATAGATAATTAGATACTACTATACATAAAATCTTGgccatgaatttttttttttttttatctcctgTAGTCTTCTAAGTGTATCTTGTCCTTGATGCCTAATTATCCACATAGATATATGGATGAAAGTTGCAAATAGTGGCAGGATCTGCGGGGTGGGATGTTGTAGCATATCTGTAAAACTGTATCGGAAATGTCATACTGGACTAGAAACAATCTCTGCATCTGTGGCTATTTCTCCGGAAACTATGTTGTCTGTCTCTTCGTTGTCCTCGTTGATTGGAGTTTCTTCGTTGATGGGAGTTTGAACAACTTCTGGGATGAGAGGGCCTTGAGGATCTCCAAAAATGGTGGTAAATATCTGTCTATGGCATTCATTACAGAAGTAGAAATAGGTGAAGTGACCCTCGTATAGGAGTTTGTGCACCATGGCATCTGGTAGAACTCGCTGCAAAAAAACACTTGTGGATGGAGGCACCACCATATCTTCCATTCCCTAGTAACATTCGAAAATTGAAGATGCAGGAAAATGAGGAAGATGTTAAAACATTTTGTCCTAATTAGTATGAATATGCATCAGGTGAACCAAAGAACACAGAATTGAAAACGAAATTTATCAGACAGATAGAGAGATCTGTTTATTAAGAAAATACACCCAAAATTAGCACACATTTGGCTGCTCGTTTAagtgtaaaaaattaaaatcttttgGGTGTCTCACGCAATAGTAATATATACAATATCTGTAACACCGAGAGGCAGGCTTTActagattttttatttccttGGAATACATGGGAGGCCTATACTCTTTCAGTACAACAGTCCACAGGGAAGATTGTATTTCGACCCAAGCCATTACCCCTAGGATACTTCCAACTTCCATTACATCAAATGGTTTTATACATGGGAGGGCTACTATATCAGTTAAAATGAAAATCCTTTGACTGGCATGGCTAGTTATTGCCTCTAGTGCTGAAAAAATTGTAGACATGTTTTGATTGTGTAAAGGagttaaataaaatcaataaactTTGACTAAAATTAAATGCCAGGATGGAGCAAGTAAACTCAAAAAGATCAAATAGTCTTTGAAATGAATGCACCCCTTATATGTTTCCTTGACAGGAGATTTGAATTAAAAAGTAAACACAAAATGACCGAATTTAAGGGAATGCTAAATAAGGCTTGAAAAAGGTAGTATGGAGTAGTACTGACCAGCCATATATGTATCGGGCCAAGAAATCCACTCAAACTTTCTTCAGCTTGACCATATAAAGATTTAAGCCACTTAAGTATGCCTTTACCCAGGGGCTTCCTATGCACTTTGAGATCTGCAAGGCTGAATCCCCAGTTTGAAACCTGTAAGGCAGCTTCCTCTACAAGAGGTCTAACATTTTTCTGCCGGACAGATTCTTCGACATCTCTCTGCCAGAACTCTTCAAACAATGGGCTCTCTATCAAAGCTCTATCCTGTAGAATTCATCATTGTGAGTTGTGACCACAAAGGCATAATCAGTCAAAGAAATAAGTGCACTAGCATTAGACTCTGTTTAACAATAGTGTAGTGAACTACATCAAAATTTCAACCAGCTTTCATTTTGAGATTCTTTTGATGATTGTTGtttcaatttcttttatttttacatgaaattcaataatataCAGATGGTAATGTTAAGCTGTCGTAGGTAAACAAGACAGTATAGCATTGCAGTAAAGTATCAGCCGGCTTACTCTTGTTCCAAGTGACAATGAAAGCCGCTCATCTATTGGACCATGGATTCCAGACAGGAAGGCTCTACGATAGAAGAAAGGGAGTAGCCTGGGAAATTTGTGACCtagtatatacataattttcttCCTCATCGCCCATTTCTTCCACATTCTATTTCTCTCCTGCTTTGTCATACTTGGTTCATATGGATTAACCATTGGGGCAACCATGAATGCACCTGCAAATTTAATGAATAAGGGTATGAAAATGAAGAGCAAATGAGAATATAATCTGTATTCATCTTGATGAATACAGAATTAAACGGTAAATTATGAGGAGCAAAATAAAATGCAGTAGCACAACCACTCATTTTAGTATATTGTGTTATTTTACCAATTTGTTGAAGATTTATGTTCTTTGCAACTTCATTGGAAATCACCTAGCCGAGGCACAACTTCAAAATCATTGCTGCCTTGGTGGTTTAATTTAGATGCATAAAGCAAATCTAGGGCTATCATGTTCAATTCAGAGTGAAAGTAAAGACATTTTACTTACCAGCAACCCTATCAGGAATATATCGAAGTGCAGCCCAGCAATGCAGGCTTCCACTAGAGAACCCTACCACCCAGAATTTGCCTGTAATATTCACAGCATATGATAAGTGTAGCATATCCATTGCTGATGACTCGAGGTTCCTATTGGGATGAGGATCACTTTCTCCAAATCCAGGAAGGTCATATGTCACCAAGCGAACACCAAATTGTTGCAGTAGTGAAACCTTGATGCCAGGTATTCCTACTCAGAAATGAAACACAATTAAAACATATCAATAACATGTACAATTGATTCACAATTAACAGAGTAGTAAAGATATTAAAATCATACCCGCAAGCCTGGATGAAAGAAAAGAATGCACAGCAACCACCGAAAATCTGGCTTGATCAGCCGGAACACCTTGTTCTTGATAAGCCAAATATCTACCATCTGGAAGCAAAATTCGACTTGCACTAGGAGGATGTATATTCACTTTCTTTACCAGAGCCGATGTTGTATCAGCATCGTTATTCACAATCAACGCTGCAGATCAGTAACCATATGCATGTAAAACAGGAGATTGTGTATTCTATGTGTTTCAGGAATTCATGTTGAAgaacaaacaaattattttactaataataataatagctacAACACTTGGAACCTCCAATGTTCACAATCAACactaataaaagaaataatccTTGAAGATGTGATTATGTgaaatttctatatattttgttcaTGAAGTAATGATCAGTACTATGAACTCCCAAGTAGTTAAGAACATTAGAAGAAAACTATTTGAGGAAAGATAATTGTTAGAGGAAAGTCGCATTAACTTATTTTCACTAGCCGCGGTAATaaagtaaaacatatatatatacatatcagcAGTTAAAACCGACTTAAATATGCACATTCCAGAGAATTGGAGAATACCTGCAAAAGCAATTATGGCGACGAAGAAAATCACACTCCAGGAATGAACTGGATCGCGATCCTCCGGCAAGTACTCATTCAGGAATCTCAATTTCGTGCAAATTTTCCCGCACGGTCCTCGAAGCTTCTTCGCGATCACAGAGTCCTCCGTCGCCACCGTCTGCATCACCACATCCCTAACTCCCTTCCCGAACTCCAAACTCATCTCCGCAAATCCTTTGGCGAACTCCACCACTTGGAACCTCCAATAGTCTCCGCCGCTGCTTCCAggctccgccgccgccgccgttgcTCCCATCCCGCTTCCGCCGGGGCCGGCGGTGGCGTAGTAAGTAGAATTGTAGCCAACTCCGGCATCACCGGCTACCCCGGCGAAGTCCTCCCCCCACGACGGCCTTGACCCGTTGACCCGAGACATGTTTGCTGCACTGAAATCGAATTTCTCCAATGGCGTGAGTTTCAAGCTCAATCAATAAATACATATCACAACAATCCTCGTGTGTCATACATATACGCATACGTATTCATTTGTAGCTATGGCTTAAGATAAGTTAAGTTAGAGGGGTTAAGATACAGACAGCCCATTAATAAACAACTTTtcctgcttttttttttgtttttgtttttttttttttagtgtgcTGCCATTGATGACGGGTGATGAAAGAGAGTTGAAAATTAAGAAAGAGAGAGGGGCTTAGGTGAAATTATGGAAAGTATGGGGGTGTTCGGTGAAAGGATTATGTGAGATTAAGGGTGTGGATTTTGCCACGTAGGCGGAGCGGCGTCAGAGTGAGCGTGGTGGGGTGATGGGTTGTGGTAGCGGTGGTTGCGAAGTGGTGGGGGCCGTGGGGTTTTGGTGGGCTACGCCAAATAACGACCACTGCCGGGTATAACCCGTTAGCCTTTTTCCTGGGTAATTGTTaccattttaataatttatctcatttttCTTTCCGGAAAATTCTACAATGCAATTGGCACCGatcctgattttttttttagagtctCGTTCAgcatttttgaggagttttacaaatttgattagGAAGAATAAGATTtgagggaaggaaaaaaaaaaaaaaaaaaaagagcaaaacaaaatctgaaaaataaaatttgaataaaaaacaaagaaaagttcTTCGCATTAACGCGTCTAATAGGCGCGTGATTTGCACGCGCCTTACTAAGCACTCCTGGTGCGCCTCACATgcattagagcatccttatcaatggagttttttcgcgatttttaaggagtttttataaatgtgattagaaaagaaaaaaaaataaaaataaaggttTCAGTCGTGTGTCAGGCGCAACAGACAAGCCCACTGCACGCGCTTGTTGGGCGCGCATGGTGCGCCTGACGCGCGACTCATGCGCTACCCCTtctaatttgtgaattgcttttCAATGTTCGAACCCTGCAATGTTCATTGCAgggagacttttttttttttctctcacatTACTCCTCACTCCTCCAAGTCATCAGCAACTATTGTACTAATATCCACCTATTATGCACTGATGTAGTTGCCCTTAGGGAGCTTCTTTATTTGTTTAGTGAGGCTCACTATTCCTGCAAAAACCAAGGATCTCCCACAAGAACCTTAAACGCTCTCTCTCATATTTCTctttcctccatctaagcattaAATTGTAAAAACCTTTCGAAATTCACTATTTTGGATGCCCTTAagtatgattattatatatgtcAGTGGATCAGaagttttattttaaacttatttCTTGTGATTGGTGTAATTTAATTCAACTACAAACATCAGAAGTTTATATTTGATTGAATTTTTTATGTTCAGAAGCTTACAATTTAGTATTAAGTGTTGAATCTATATTGATTCGAAGTTCACTTTTCATAGGATTGAGATTCAGGTTTATGATATAATTTGACTAGGagaaaatatgaattataaaaataaataaactttaatcatatactatatatataatcatttatGTTGAATATGGTCGGgtttttcaatatataatgtggAGTATTCAATAGCATTATATGAATACTTCAACAATTATGATCACAACACTAATACTACTCCATATTTGTATTGAGTAAGACTTCATAGATAACACTACATTTCATCATAAATTCTTTAAACTCAAACTCATGTTTGAAAACTATTTTTGAATATCACTAAAATCACCTTATTATCTAAATCGGGAATTCAAAAATCTTGTACTAAATTGACACTttcactcaaaaaataaaaattgacacTTTCACCTACggtctaaaaaaataaaattttgcgTCAAATTAATGATCATCGATATAGCACTAAGATGAACTAATAATAGAATATGCTTGCTAGCAGCATTAAATACTGCCCGGAGAGCTTGCGTGAAGCTGGGAAAAAGTGCATAAAATGATGACCAGCAAATGCTCTCACCTGCCTTGAAATGGGTTATAAATTAGTGAAGCATACTTTTTGCATTAGAAGGTTAATGTTATAATCAAAAGaacaaataggccactgaattaTTTGGAAATAACAATTAAGTTATCGAACTCGAATAAACTTCAAATTCATTCCTGAatctgaaaaaagaaaaaaaaggagcaattagcatttttagcagGTTAACAAGAAGTTTGTGCGGATTAGGATGTCatgtgtaatttttattattattattatcctactaagcagttgaacttaaaaaaaaaaactaagcaaaaagaaaaatcatactAAACAATTAGCATTTCGCATGGAGGTGTCATCATGTGATTagtagttaaatttatttattagttagtgGTGAGTAGATTAaatgcttagttttttttttcaagggtcaaatgcttagtaggataataataataataaaatataaaataaaaattacacgtCATCCTAATCAGCACAACCTTGTTGTTAATTTACTAAAAATGCTAattactcttttttctttttttcaggTTTAGAgatgaatttggagcttattcaaGTTCGGTAACTTAACTACTATCCTCCAAATAATTCAGTTGcatatttgtaccttttccctaATTAGAATCTTCGTTAGTTCAAATACGATGAATCAAAATGAATTATTGAGAAAGAGTACGTAGATGAAAGCTAAAGAATAAGAAAGCCCGAGAATGTTCATCTCTACTATTTCATTCgaaaacaatatttatatatatacaaggtaATTAAGGAGtgaattaatgataaataattatgtAGCTGTCACAAACGtcacaaaattaattataatgtctacaataattataatatttataacaattacgagtttgattattgttaatattttacTGGTCAATTCATTGTACATGGATTTTATAATGAAGTTTACTTCTCTTGTATGCATCGCAGATTATTATGCACGAGCaatattttttcatggtataaTCTTGAATAGTGGCTGCATTCACCATTTAGTTTTTACTATTTCGTCCCATCAATGAAGAACACATAAAAAtacttagcatttttttttttgttacaaaaaggaaaataataagtAGATTTTAAAGAATAAAACTCTTGTTACAGTGTCTCCAAATAGATCTAATCGAGACTcaactaaattattattattattattatcgaGTGACGATAGAAACATATAACTACTATTTGATGGTGTATATTGGATAAGGTCTCGACTAGAGGGTATCGGTAGGaattgaactcatgacctttttGTATGAGAATTATGTTACACATACACTCACTCGTCCACCCTGGTCTCTCGAGAtgattgaattatttttattcgATATGATATGGATGCCATTataatatgaaaacaaaaatgtaacattatttgaaaataaataatcgTAGAGAGCTTACAAGTTGTGTGTGGAATCTCATGCAATGTGGGTAACAAATGGGCATGATGAATTTGGATGGTCCAACTCAATAGTGATGGAAATCATCAATCTCAAAGAATCACAACCAACAGACACAAACAACTCATCATTGTGTAGTGACTATATAATGTTAAAGACATAAAAGGTGTAGGTATGGCGTTGTGGAATTGATACCATTTGAAAGATGCTcttatccattttttttttctttgggcGAATATTGGCAAAAAGAGGGTACAAGGGGATAAGAGGACAAAGATTCCCATATTTGATCAATTTGTGTACAAGCAGTGTTGGAGAGATGAcataaaaatatgtttttttgcaAAATCACATCAAAAGTCAagatataacaattgaaatgatttaaataattatcaatataaataattgaatgatTAGATTTCAAGCAACTTGTTTTCTATCTATAGTTAATCCTTCTAGCTCATCATagtgaaaaaattaaataaaaataatcatcCATAAGAGGATAGCAggttaccaaaaaaaattgttatctaGAGGACGAAATAATTTTATGCATAATGTGATTATCAATTATTAACATAAAGAGACTTTAAAAGCATCTTAATGATCTCATGCATGCATTTACTAatagaagaaattgaaaatacGCTAAACTAGAGATCGAAATGttttccatttaaaaaataaataaataaataaattttttggagaaaaattagACATGATATCCAATTTAAAGAAGTGAGGAAATGGTTGAAAAGAGCTTCTATAGAACCTTAGCAACAAGTcaacaatatttttaatttctgttTTTTACCCTAAGTTTTTCTCTAACGCCGTCTTTGACTTTCTCTTGTTCGAATCTATGTTTATCATTCCCGAAATTGagttttgaaaatgaatttagaaaattgaaaaaccgAAGTAAACATGGTTATGTGTTTTACttgatgaaattatatattttcagtaaTTTCTTCTGAAACAACTACTTTGTATTTGTTCTTATAgtcatttttaaaaagattttaattgaaaattgatAATAAAGATGAGATATTGTCACATTTGATCCTTCAACTATTATTCAATTTCTACATTTGGTTTTCGACTaataaatttgtcaaatttggTGCACAAATATGCTTTTGTAAGTTTTGTTGCCACATTTAATCTCGTCGACCAATTTTTTGGTAAATACTCgcaaaaaatgtaaattttctctaatataggGTTGTTATATGAGAACTATTATCCATTCAAATCTAAATATACAATACTATTACTATAATTTGCTCTTGTTGCAATCTggaatgagaaaaaaattatattttttgacaaATAGTTGCTAAAGATTTAGCTAACATAATTAAATGTGACGATAAAATTATACTTGTACacataatatgacaaaattaatagttgaaaattaaatataagaagTGAACGATAGTCCAGTAACTAAAAGTGATCATCTACTATACtaaagagccaataaagttagtcCGTCCAATTattaaagatgaagacaatgacaatccTATTCAAAAGcgaattaacaaaatttatagtAATTTCAACCAAAAGCAGTATCTATTACCTAATATTATACCAATTACAATAAttatttagataattatttttatactacaTTCGCCATTAAATCAGTAGCCGATAAAACTAATTACTCTAATACACATTAAAgaaattttcttaaaatgtcGATTAGTACGGAGGGTAGACTTATTCGCTAAAGAACGTTCAGCTCCGAGTCATCATACGATAAAGAAGGCGTCATGCCCACAGCTTAAGTCCACCTAACCAACCCAATTTCATCACTGATAGTGATAGAGACTCCATTATTCAACCACTTACCAAACATTTCATAATTCAGTCTCCTAGTCCAACACTACGTAAATGCTCCCACCAAAAATCTTTATATTTCTTCTAAACAACTATTACTACACCTTTACAAACAAGCGCAACTTTTAGGTAGCACATTAATTGGTGCACAAGCTCTAAAAGCACATTACTCTACATGTGACGAATtcaattgaaaaaatatttacaaaaatcatatttatgaTCTTCAAGTACAAAACACATTGCTCTATGTGCGACGAATtcaattgagaaaatatttacaaaaatcatatttatgaCCTTCAAGTACAAGAAACATGTTCCACCCACTCAACCATTCTTTTCATGGCACAAAATAATCAACACTAAACTATATACTTTTGTACACAAGAACACCATCCCAAACACTACATTACCGCTGAAAGTAAATCACAAATCattgcaaattatatcatagacaagttaatatattatgtatcaacatattatgtacatattctTAAATCTACCCTTGTtctaaattcataatatatgaGCTATAGGTAAATAAACTAATGTACATAATacattaactatatatatatatatatatatatatatatatatatatatataaaactatatatatatatatctagacCAGATCCACAATGCTTATGGTAGACCTTAGTCTACAATACAATGATTGAAAAATAGAGAACAACCAAAAtggtttttataaatttgattgat contains the following coding sequences:
- the LOC116004925 gene encoding uncharacterized protein LOC116004925: MSRVNGSRPSWGEDFAGVAGDAGVGYNSTYYATAGPGGSGMGATAAAAEPGSSGGDYWRFQVVEFAKGFAEMSLEFGKGVRDVVMQTVATEDSVIAKKLRGPCGKICTKLRFLNEYLPEDRDPVHSWSVIFFVAIIAFAALIVNNDADTTSALVKKVNIHPPSASRILLPDGRYLAYQEQGVPADQARFSVVAVHSFLSSRLAGIPGIKVSLLQQFGVRLVTYDLPGFGESDPHPNRNLESSAMDMLHLSYAVNITGKFWVVGFSSGSLHCWAALRYIPDRVAGAFMVAPMVNPYEPSMTKQERNRMWKKWAMRKKIMYILGHKFPRLLPFFYRRAFLSGIHGPIDERLSLSLGTRDRALIESPLFEEFWQRDVEESVRQKNVRPLVEEAALQVSNWGFSLADLKVHRKPLGKGILKWLKSLYGQAEESLSGFLGPIHIWLGMEDMVVPPSTSVFLQRVLPDAMVHKLLYEGHFTYFYFCNECHRQIFTTIFGDPQGPLIPEVVQTPINEETPINEDNEETDNIVSGEIATDAEIVSSPV